In a genomic window of Lysobacterales bacterium:
- a CDS encoding thiolase family protein — MTALPPPASSATARIVAARRTPIGRSHADKGALRGLRADELLARLILELTRALPDSGAIDDVLVGCVGQHLEQGKNIARLASLLAGLPANVPGVTFNRLCASSLEAFNTAALRIGCGQDQLLLAGGVEHMQHVPMQAAIDYHTALLARPPFPFNNMGLAAEWLATRDGITRDEQDQWALASHQRACAAQAAGRFDRELLALDDGGARIERDQLPRAEASLASLAELKPAFREGGTVTAGNASPLSDGASLTLLASGTACAQHGLTARAEVLGSIVVGLPPEAMGDGPVLAIRKLLARFGLTVGDIDRFEINEAFAAQVVSNRRALEIDAARLNPDGGAIALGHPLGATGTRLISTLLHGLEADDGELGIAALCVGHGQGVATLIRRLR; from the coding sequence ATGACCGCGCTGCCGCCGCCCGCATCGTCCGCGACCGCCCGCATCGTCGCGGCGCGGCGCACGCCGATCGGGCGCAGCCACGCCGACAAGGGCGCGCTGCGCGGACTGCGCGCCGACGAACTGCTGGCGCGGCTGATCCTTGAGCTGACGCGCGCGCTGCCCGATTCCGGTGCCATCGACGATGTGCTGGTCGGCTGCGTCGGCCAGCACCTGGAGCAGGGCAAGAACATCGCGCGCCTCGCCAGCCTGCTCGCGGGCCTGCCGGCGAACGTGCCCGGTGTCACCTTCAATCGCCTGTGCGCCTCCAGCCTGGAGGCCTTCAACACCGCGGCGCTGCGCATCGGCTGTGGCCAGGACCAGCTGCTGCTGGCAGGCGGCGTCGAGCACATGCAGCACGTGCCGATGCAGGCGGCGATCGACTACCACACCGCGTTGCTGGCGCGACCGCCGTTCCCGTTCAACAACATGGGCCTCGCCGCCGAGTGGCTGGCGACGCGCGATGGCATCACCCGCGACGAGCAGGACCAGTGGGCGCTCGCCAGCCACCAGCGCGCCTGCGCAGCACAGGCCGCAGGGCGCTTCGACCGCGAGCTGCTGGCGCTCGATGACGGCGGTGCGCGCATCGAGCGCGACCAACTGCCACGCGCCGAGGCCAGCCTGGCGTCGCTGGCGGAATTGAAACCGGCATTCCGCGAGGGCGGCACGGTGACTGCCGGCAATGCCTCGCCGCTGTCCGATGGCGCCAGCCTGACCCTGCTCGCCTCCGGCACCGCCTGCGCGCAGCATGGGCTCACCGCGCGCGCCGAAGTGCTCGGCAGCATCGTCGTGGGACTGCCGCCGGAGGCGATGGGCGATGGCCCGGTGCTCGCGATCCGCAAGCTGCTTGCGCGCTTCGGGCTGACGGTCGGCGACATCGACCGCTTCGAGATCAACGAGGCTTTCGCCGCCCAAGTCGTGTCCAACCGGCGCGCGCTCGAAATCGACGCCGCGCGCCTGAACCCCGACGGCGGTGCGATCGCGCTCGGGCATCCGCTCGGCGCCACCGGCACGCGCCTGATCAGCACCTTGCTGCATGGCCTCGAAGCCGACGACGGCGAACTCGGCATCGCCGCGCTCTGCGTCGGCCATGGCCAGGGCGTCGCCACCCTGATCCGGAGACTGCGATGA
- a CDS encoding 2-oxoacid:ferredoxin oxidoreductase subunit beta has translation MNTPILSDRPISADAEDAADDARARFLSSATPRWCPGCGCFAVLKSLTATYARLGIARENFVTVSGIGCTSRLPYYTNTYGFHTLHGRGPTVATGVKLANPDLSVWLISGDGDALAIGGNHTLHLLRRNPDIKMLLLNNQIYGLTKGQASPTSPTGLKTKSTPFGVADHPINPVNLALAAGATFVARVPDTSNAMMEEVFAAAHAHRGVAFVEVLLNCVTFHDGAYEAITAKATRDDFSVRLSAGEPLRFGRDRNRLLVRSHDRIVAIDHAESEPLPDHAIRHDPTNTALAQQLAQMTLPDLPCALGIFRQVEEAVFG, from the coding sequence ATGAACACGCCCATCCTCTCCGACCGACCGATCAGCGCCGACGCCGAGGACGCCGCCGACGACGCACGCGCGCGCTTCCTGAGCAGCGCCACGCCGCGCTGGTGTCCGGGCTGCGGCTGCTTCGCGGTGCTGAAATCGCTGACCGCGACCTACGCCCGCCTCGGCATCGCGCGCGAGAACTTCGTCACCGTCTCCGGCATCGGCTGCACCTCGCGGCTGCCGTACTACACCAACACCTACGGCTTCCACACCCTGCACGGGCGCGGGCCGACGGTGGCGACCGGGGTCAAGCTGGCCAACCCGGATCTGTCGGTGTGGCTGATCTCCGGCGACGGCGACGCGCTCGCGATCGGCGGCAACCACACCCTGCACCTGCTGCGGCGCAATCCCGACATCAAGATGCTGCTGCTCAACAACCAGATCTACGGCCTGACCAAGGGCCAGGCCAGCCCGACCAGCCCGACCGGGCTCAAGACCAAGTCGACGCCGTTTGGCGTCGCCGACCATCCGATCAATCCGGTCAACCTCGCACTCGCCGCCGGCGCCACCTTCGTCGCGCGCGTGCCCGACACCAGCAACGCGATGATGGAAGAAGTCTTCGCCGCCGCGCACGCGCACCGCGGCGTCGCCTTCGTCGAAGTGCTGCTCAACTGCGTCACCTTCCACGACGGCGCCTACGAGGCCATCACCGCCAAGGCCACGCGCGACGACTTCAGCGTGCGCCTCAGCGCCGGCGAACCCCTGCGCTTCGGCCGCGACCGCAACCGCCTGCTGGTACGCAGCCACGACCGCATCGTCGCCATCGACCACGCCGAGAGCGAGCCACTGCCCGACCACGCCATCCGCCACGACCCAACCAACACCGCCCTCGCCCAGCAACTCGCCCAGATGACCCTGCCCGACCTGCCCTGCGCGCTCGGCATCTTCCGCCAGGTCGAGGAGGCGGTGTTCGGGTAG
- a CDS encoding FG-GAP repeat protein codes for MFLFFGSIGVACAQTPPAVVLLSSLGGSQGWALDGPEFLARAGAAIDGNCDLNADGIRDLLIGATGAGPSDQGMAFVVFGSPTGAAPPTSLNSAGLRMTGETSGDAAGASVACAGDVNGDDVDDVLIGAPFADAPSVANTGAAYLVFGSESLPSAISLDDADVRIHGMFNTQKIGAVLAGGGDINGDRYADIVLTAPNFSAGAGNPGQAYVIFGSNSLPPVFALSTLNGSNGFAVASTEVSTVSLGTAAAIGPINGDNFPDVVLGAPGASPGGVASAGSAFVVYGHSGAYPLQTGLNTLNGSNGFAIHSAVAGDKAGGSLSFVPDFNGDARPDLVIGAPGAANGTSRIGNGYVVFGAASFSPGFNLSGLNGGNGLAFTSAAAGDVLGESVAGLHDINGDGLGEVIFGAPGADFGLVDSGGAYVVFGRSSGLPANFALSSLTGSNGFRIQGATTDDFAGQTVCRAGDINQDGIADLFVGSPEADPNNTMSAGRVYALFGNDFVSNDPLFKDGFE; via the coding sequence GTGTTCCTTTTCTTCGGCAGCATCGGCGTCGCCTGCGCGCAGACGCCGCCTGCCGTGGTGTTGCTGTCCTCGCTGGGCGGAAGCCAGGGCTGGGCGCTGGACGGACCTGAATTCCTGGCGCGCGCGGGCGCGGCCATCGACGGCAACTGCGATCTCAACGCGGATGGCATTCGCGACTTGCTGATTGGCGCCACCGGTGCCGGTCCCAGCGATCAGGGGATGGCCTTCGTCGTGTTCGGGTCGCCCACCGGCGCCGCACCGCCCACGAGTCTGAACAGCGCGGGCCTGCGCATGACCGGCGAAACCAGCGGCGATGCCGCCGGTGCCAGCGTTGCCTGCGCCGGTGATGTAAACGGCGACGACGTCGACGATGTGCTGATTGGCGCGCCGTTCGCCGACGCGCCGAGCGTGGCCAATACCGGCGCAGCCTATTTGGTATTTGGCAGCGAGAGCCTGCCGTCCGCGATCAGTCTCGACGATGCCGACGTACGCATCCACGGCATGTTCAACACGCAGAAGATCGGCGCGGTGCTGGCCGGCGGCGGCGATATCAACGGGGATCGCTATGCCGACATCGTGCTGACCGCGCCCAATTTCAGCGCCGGAGCCGGCAACCCCGGGCAGGCCTACGTGATTTTCGGCAGCAACAGCCTGCCTCCGGTGTTTGCGCTCAGCACGCTCAACGGCAGCAACGGGTTTGCGGTGGCCAGCACGGAAGTGTCGACGGTATCGCTGGGCACGGCGGCAGCGATCGGTCCAATCAATGGCGACAATTTTCCGGATGTGGTGCTGGGCGCACCGGGCGCTTCTCCGGGTGGCGTCGCCAGTGCCGGCAGTGCGTTCGTCGTGTATGGGCACAGTGGCGCATATCCACTGCAGACCGGACTGAACACGCTCAATGGCAGCAACGGCTTTGCCATCCACAGCGCGGTCGCCGGCGACAAGGCCGGAGGCAGCCTGAGCTTCGTACCGGACTTCAATGGCGATGCGCGTCCCGATCTGGTGATCGGTGCGCCGGGCGCGGCCAATGGTACGAGCCGCATCGGAAACGGCTACGTGGTTTTTGGTGCCGCGAGTTTTTCGCCCGGCTTCAATCTGAGCGGACTCAACGGTGGCAATGGTCTGGCATTCACCAGCGCCGCCGCGGGAGATGTGCTGGGTGAGAGCGTGGCAGGCCTGCACGACATCAATGGCGATGGTCTGGGAGAGGTCATCTTCGGTGCGCCCGGCGCCGATTTCGGCCTCGTGGACTCCGGCGGCGCCTATGTCGTCTTCGGTCGCAGCAGCGGTCTGCCGGCGAACTTCGCACTGTCTTCGCTTACTGGCAGCAATGGCTTTCGCATCCAGGGCGCGACTACGGATGATTTTGCGGGCCAGACGGTCTGCCGTGCCGGCGATATCAACCAGGACGGCATCGCCGATCTGTTCGTCGGCTCGCCCGAGGCAGACCCCAACAAC
- a CDS encoding molybdopterin-dependent oxidoreductase, which translates to MKPSRIVGQPQPQIDARDKVTGRARYTDDLRLANPLSAAILRSPHASARIRAIDTTRAAALPGVRALLTGADFERTFGVLPISKDEPALARERVRYVGEPVAAVAAESAAIAEQALALIVVDYEPTPPVLDARHALKPTDDPLHPELKRENNLHKQVEQRFGDPEAAFAAAPIVIEKRFRYAAVTHAFTEPHAVQVEIDGRGNLTVYSATQVPHYVHLAMAEVLGLDEHRVRVVKPHLGGGFGGKSDPFPHEMIAAKLALVSGRNVRLRFSREDVFFSHHGRHPTELTMKLGFDPAQGITALTGDILIDGGAYGSFGVVTTYYNGVLLQGPYPVPNFAFRCRRLYTNKPMCGAMRGHGGVNPRFASEVLMDMALTEAGLDPCQARIDLLHRENTLTVNEFRITSVGLKRGLEEAMRRSGWRDKYGKLPHGRGIGVACGFFISGSALPIHWNERPGSTARMTLEFDGAITVYSGASDIGQGSDTVLAMMAAEVLGVDLDQVKVVAADTRLTPVDLGSYSSRVTFMAGNAARNAAIRMRRLLVAGACRKLGLAEPEYPKPEPPADFFRQGQRAPDFDADYLGANPDYRDGFEFGGGRIRHLASGADIAWLDAVHAAIEGPGILQTVGNYRAPKLGGTFKGAGAGLSPAYSFTAFIVEVTVDPETGHVRVDKATCAHDCGFALNPLAVRGQIEGCFHMGMGQALMEEVLHEGGAVQNAGFLEYKIPSTFEEPEIDIVLNESEDNEGPFGAKEAGEGPLAPVIPAIANAIFDAVGVRLQELPMRPDRVLAALRKAGAR; encoded by the coding sequence ATGAAGCCGTCTCGCATCGTCGGCCAGCCGCAACCGCAGATCGACGCGCGCGACAAGGTCACCGGCCGCGCCCGCTACACCGACGACCTGCGCCTGGCGAACCCGCTCAGCGCCGCGATCCTGCGCTCGCCGCACGCGAGCGCGCGCATCCGCGCCATCGACACCACGCGCGCCGCCGCACTGCCCGGCGTGCGTGCGCTGCTCACCGGCGCCGACTTCGAGCGCACCTTTGGCGTGCTGCCGATCAGCAAGGACGAACCGGCACTGGCGCGCGAGCGCGTGCGCTACGTCGGTGAGCCGGTGGCGGCGGTGGCGGCGGAGAGCGCGGCGATCGCCGAGCAAGCGCTGGCACTGATCGTGGTCGACTACGAACCGACGCCGCCGGTGCTCGACGCGCGCCACGCGCTCAAGCCCACCGACGACCCGTTGCACCCGGAACTCAAGCGCGAGAACAACCTGCACAAGCAGGTCGAACAGCGCTTCGGCGATCCCGAGGCGGCGTTCGCCGCGGCGCCGATCGTGATCGAGAAACGCTTCCGCTATGCCGCCGTCACCCACGCCTTCACCGAACCGCATGCGGTGCAGGTCGAGATCGACGGCCGCGGCAACCTGACCGTGTACAGCGCCACCCAGGTGCCGCATTACGTGCACCTGGCGATGGCCGAGGTGCTCGGCCTCGATGAGCACCGCGTGCGCGTGGTCAAGCCGCACCTGGGCGGCGGCTTCGGCGGCAAGAGCGATCCGTTCCCGCACGAGATGATCGCCGCCAAGCTGGCGCTGGTCAGCGGTCGCAACGTGCGCCTGCGCTTCTCGCGCGAAGACGTGTTCTTCAGCCACCACGGCCGTCACCCGACCGAACTGACGATGAAGCTCGGCTTCGATCCGGCGCAGGGCATCACCGCGCTGACCGGCGACATCCTGATCGACGGCGGCGCTTACGGCAGCTTCGGCGTGGTCACCACCTACTACAACGGCGTGCTGCTGCAAGGCCCCTACCCGGTACCGAACTTCGCCTTTCGCTGCCGCCGCCTGTACACCAACAAGCCGATGTGCGGCGCCATGCGCGGCCACGGCGGGGTCAATCCGCGCTTCGCCTCCGAGGTGCTGATGGACATGGCGCTGACCGAGGCCGGGCTCGATCCGTGCCAGGCGCGCATCGACCTGCTGCATCGCGAGAACACGCTCACCGTCAACGAGTTCCGCATCACTTCGGTCGGGCTCAAGCGCGGCCTCGAAGAAGCGATGCGCCGCTCCGGCTGGCGCGACAAGTACGGCAAGCTGCCGCATGGCCGCGGCATCGGTGTCGCCTGCGGCTTCTTCATCAGCGGCAGCGCGCTGCCGATCCACTGGAACGAGCGCCCCGGCAGCACGGCGCGGATGACGCTCGAGTTCGACGGCGCCATTACCGTGTACTCGGGCGCCTCCGACATCGGCCAGGGCAGCGACACCGTGCTCGCGATGATGGCCGCCGAAGTGCTCGGCGTGGATCTCGACCAGGTCAAAGTGGTCGCCGCCGACACCCGCCTGACCCCGGTCGATCTCGGCAGCTACAGCTCGCGCGTCACCTTCATGGCCGGCAACGCCGCGCGCAATGCCGCGATCCGCATGCGTCGACTGCTGGTCGCCGGCGCCTGCCGCAAACTCGGCCTGGCCGAGCCCGAGTATCCGAAGCCGGAGCCGCCCGCGGACTTCTTCCGCCAGGGCCAGCGCGCGCCGGATTTCGATGCCGACTACCTCGGCGCCAATCCCGACTACCGCGATGGCTTCGAGTTCGGCGGCGGTCGCATTCGCCATCTGGCCAGCGGTGCGGACATTGCGTGGCTCGATGCGGTGCACGCAGCCATCGAAGGCCCGGGCATCCTGCAGACGGTCGGCAACTACCGCGCGCCGAAGCTCGGCGGCACGTTCAAGGGCGCCGGCGCCGGGTTGTCCCCGGCCTACAGCTTCACCGCGTTCATCGTCGAGGTCACGGTCGACCCGGAGACCGGCCACGTCCGCGTCGACAAGGCCACCTGCGCGCACGACTGCGGCTTCGCGCTGAACCCGTTGGCGGTGCGCGGGCAGATCGAGGGCTGCTTCCACATGGGCATGGGCCAGGCCTTGATGGAGGAAGTGCTGCACGAGGGCGGCGCGGTGCAAAACGCCGGCTTCCTCGAATACAAGATTCCCTCGACCTTCGAGGAACCCGAGATCGACATCGTGCTCAACGAGAGCGAGGACAACGAAGGCCCGTTCGGCGCCAAGGAGGCCGGCGAGGGCCCGCTGGCGCCGGTGATTCCGGCGATCGCGAATGCGATCTTCGACGCCGTCGGCGTGCGCCTGCAGGAACTGCCGATGCGCCCGGACCGCGTGCTGGCGGCGCTGCGCAAGGCGGGTGCGCGATGA
- a CDS encoding ATPase: protein MSTLLERDRIAAEAPVRTEVFWGVDCGSAEIKVAALDAEGRLLTTRKRRTLFPLGEHVHRALAGSDDELSPFVEADRAASPAPGQAPRLRPGHRLYATGYGRNHIAFVDGQLTEIKAHYLGVQHQLQLSEDYTIIDIGGQDAKVIGATPSRVGQFAINRKCAAGTGAYIEELAHRLEVPMSDLPKLAAGHDQELTLNSYCTVFSGQEVIKLLMHGERVENLVHALYRSVVKRVLEMTAIDTATLVFSGGVLAHHPILIPLFAERFASVRTHLAPNAQFCGALGAAIHGMNEEKQHGLPHHP from the coding sequence GTGAGCACGCTGCTCGAACGCGATCGCATCGCCGCCGAAGCCCCGGTGCGCACCGAGGTGTTCTGGGGCGTCGATTGCGGCAGCGCCGAAATCAAGGTGGCCGCGCTCGACGCCGAAGGCCGGCTGCTGACCACGCGCAAGCGCCGCACCCTGTTCCCGCTCGGCGAGCACGTGCATCGCGCGCTCGCCGGCAGCGACGACGAGCTGTCGCCATTCGTCGAAGCCGACCGCGCCGCGTCGCCCGCGCCCGGGCAGGCGCCGCGCCTGCGCCCCGGACACCGGCTGTACGCGACCGGCTACGGCCGCAACCACATCGCCTTCGTCGATGGCCAGCTCACCGAGATCAAGGCGCACTACCTCGGCGTGCAGCACCAGCTGCAGCTCAGCGAGGACTACACCATCATCGACATCGGCGGCCAGGACGCCAAGGTGATCGGCGCCACCCCGAGCCGGGTCGGCCAGTTCGCGATCAACCGCAAGTGCGCGGCCGGCACCGGCGCCTACATCGAGGAACTGGCGCACCGCCTGGAGGTGCCGATGTCGGACCTGCCCAAGCTCGCCGCTGGGCACGACCAGGAGCTCACCCTCAACAGCTACTGCACGGTGTTCTCCGGGCAGGAAGTGATCAAGCTGCTGATGCACGGCGAGCGGGTCGAGAACCTGGTGCACGCGCTCTACCGCTCGGTGGTCAAGCGCGTGCTGGAAATGACCGCGATCGATACCGCCACCCTGGTGTTCTCGGGCGGCGTGCTCGCCCACCACCCGATCCTGATTCCGCTGTTCGCGGAACGCTTCGCGTCGGTGCGCACCCATCTCGCTCCCAACGCGCAGTTCTGCGGCGCGCTCGGAGCGGCCATCCATGGCATGAACGAGGAGAAACAACATGGCCTACCGCATCACCCGTGA
- a CDS encoding FAD binding domain-containing protein, producing MNAGLHFEFERPQSLAELGARLAQLSASGADFVLAAGATDLMPQLKLGLRTPERMISLGGLPELHGIAIHGDGRCRIGALTRLATLAADARLQALHPALTAAVARVASAPIRSRATLGGNVLVDNRCSFINQSALNRAAHAPCFKAGGEVCHIVKSAQRGQLPQCQARFVSDSVPVLLLLDAELQLWSPRGERRVALAGFHHDDGIERHDLAGDEVLVAIELPAPTGWRIDYAKLAVRANLDFPSLGVALGLRAVDGDALGDLAVSLTGIGTHPGHWRYRRADFASAAAMLDAAVAAARDFSASYDQDFFPRDYRKRMIEVFIRRAAARLGGAAWT from the coding sequence ATGAACGCCGGCCTGCACTTCGAATTCGAACGCCCGCAGTCACTGGCCGAACTCGGCGCGCGCCTGGCGCAGCTGTCCGCATCCGGCGCCGACTTCGTGCTCGCCGCCGGCGCCACCGACCTGATGCCGCAACTCAAGCTCGGCCTGCGAACGCCCGAACGCATGATCTCGCTCGGCGGCCTACCGGAATTGCACGGCATCGCCATCCATGGCGATGGCCGCTGCCGCATCGGCGCGCTGACCCGCCTCGCCACGCTTGCCGCGGACGCGCGCCTGCAGGCGCTGCATCCGGCCTTGACCGCAGCAGTCGCGCGCGTGGCGAGCGCACCGATCCGCAGCCGCGCCACGCTCGGCGGCAACGTGCTGGTCGACAACCGCTGCAGCTTCATCAACCAGAGCGCGTTGAACCGCGCCGCCCACGCGCCCTGCTTCAAGGCGGGTGGCGAGGTCTGCCACATCGTCAAGTCGGCACAGCGCGGCCAGTTGCCGCAGTGCCAGGCGCGCTTCGTTTCCGACAGCGTGCCGGTGCTGCTGCTGCTCGACGCCGAGTTGCAGCTGTGGTCGCCGCGCGGTGAACGTCGCGTGGCGCTGGCCGGCTTCCACCATGACGACGGCATCGAACGCCACGACCTCGCCGGCGATGAGGTGCTGGTGGCGATCGAGCTGCCGGCGCCCACTGGGTGGCGCATCGACTACGCCAAGCTCGCGGTGCGCGCCAACCTCGACTTTCCCTCGCTCGGGGTCGCGCTCGGGCTACGCGCCGTCGACGGCGACGCGCTGGGCGATCTCGCCGTGTCGCTCACCGGCATCGGCACCCATCCCGGCCACTGGCGTTATCGTCGCGCCGATTTCGCTTCGGCCGCAGCAATGCTCGATGCCGCGGTGGCCGCAGCGCGCGACTTCAGCGCCAGCTATGACCAGGACTTCTTCCCGCGCGACTATCGCAAGCGCATGATCGAGGTCTTCATCCGCCGGGCCGCCGCCCGGCTCGGAGGTGCGGCATGGACGTGA
- a CDS encoding (2Fe-2S)-binding protein, with product MNPAPRLLRLNINGQCHTRAVAPAITLLDYLREELGLTGSKRGCDLGECGCCAVLVDGQPMLSCLLPAADLEASAITTIEGIGCGNTLHPLQEAMIEHGAIQCGYCTPAMVVNGVALFEREPHPDEHAMQTAIAATTCRCTGYNAIRNAYRAVAAGGETR from the coding sequence ATGAACCCCGCACCGCGCCTGCTGCGCCTGAACATCAACGGCCAATGCCACACGCGCGCGGTGGCACCGGCAATCACCCTGCTCGACTACCTGCGCGAGGAACTCGGCCTCACCGGCAGCAAGCGCGGTTGCGACCTCGGCGAATGCGGCTGCTGCGCGGTGCTGGTGGATGGCCAGCCGATGCTGTCTTGCCTGCTGCCGGCGGCGGACCTGGAAGCGAGTGCGATCACCACCATCGAGGGCATCGGCTGCGGCAACACCCTGCACCCGCTGCAGGAGGCGATGATCGAGCACGGCGCCATCCAGTGCGGCTACTGCACGCCGGCGATGGTGGTGAACGGCGTCGCGCTGTTCGAGCGCGAGCCGCATCCGGACGAACACGCGATGCAGACCGCGATCGCCGCGACCACCTGCCGCTGCACCGGCTACAACGCCATCCGCAACGCCTACCGCGCGGTCGCCGCGGGCGGGGAGACACGATGA
- the fabG gene encoding 3-oxoacyl-ACP reductase FabG, with protein sequence MLSRYHQRVALVTGAGRGIGAAIARRLHDEGASVVLADRDGDAAAVLAADLGGERVLAVAVDVTARAELDALMARIKSDLGGLDLLVNNAGIIRDGFLAKLSEADWDAVLAVNLKGPFLCCQAALPLLRERAGAAIVNIASRSWLGNPGQSNYSASKGGVVSLTRTLALELARFGLRVNAVAPGLIDTPMTQAMPTDARERLLRMQPTGQMGTPADIAAAVAFLGSADAAFISGQVLHVDGGKSCGLLGL encoded by the coding sequence ATGCTGAGCCGCTACCACCAGCGCGTCGCGCTCGTCACCGGCGCCGGCCGCGGCATCGGCGCCGCGATCGCGCGCCGTCTGCACGACGAGGGCGCGAGCGTGGTGCTGGCCGACCGCGATGGCGATGCCGCCGCCGTGCTGGCCGCGGACCTGGGCGGCGAGCGCGTGCTCGCGGTCGCGGTCGATGTCACCGCACGTGCCGAACTCGACGCACTGATGGCGCGCATCAAGAGCGATCTCGGCGGTCTCGATCTGCTCGTCAACAACGCCGGCATCATCCGCGACGGCTTTCTTGCCAAGCTCAGCGAGGCCGACTGGGACGCGGTGCTCGCGGTGAACCTCAAGGGTCCGTTCCTGTGCTGCCAGGCGGCCCTGCCGTTGCTGCGCGAGCGCGCCGGAGCCGCGATCGTGAACATCGCCTCGCGCTCCTGGCTCGGCAATCCCGGCCAGAGCAACTATTCCGCGAGCAAGGGCGGCGTGGTCAGCCTGACGCGAACCCTGGCGCTCGAGCTCGCGCGCTTTGGGCTGCGCGTCAATGCCGTCGCGCCGGGCCTGATCGACACGCCGATGACGCAGGCGATGCCGACCGATGCGCGCGAGCGTCTGCTGCGCATGCAGCCGACCGGGCAGATGGGCACGCCCGCCGACATCGCCGCTGCGGTCGCCTTTCTCGGCTCAGCCGATGCCGCGTTCATCAGCGGCCAGGTGCTGCACGTCGACGGCGGCAAGAGCTGCGGCCTGCTCGGACTCTGA
- a CDS encoding 2-hydroxyacyl-CoA dehydratase, whose protein sequence is MDVKQVMRDYFVDLGEAAKDPARKVAWCTSVGPAEILRALGFEVYFPENHGALLGATRVCGDTIPVANAQGYSPEICSYLTSDIGAALKGITPLTKAYGLSEVPRPDVLVYCTNQCKDVMHWFAWYARRWNVPLLGIHPPNHLPEVLPEQVADVAAQYRRMIGQLETIAGRKLDPEALRSALAHSKEATDLWAQVLDSAKARPAPLNFFDGAIFMGPIVVLRGTPIATDYYRSLLAELQARIAAGHAAVPRERLRIYWEGMPVWGRLRHLSDLFAKQRAAVVASTYCNSWIFADFDPDEPLESMARAYLKIFINRDDAYKEAYIERLVREFVIDGVVFHAARTCPNNSNSSYNLPQRLAARGIRSVVVDGDLCDLRCFSDEQSTTLIEAFLETL, encoded by the coding sequence ATGGACGTGAAGCAAGTGATGCGCGACTACTTCGTCGATCTCGGCGAAGCCGCGAAAGATCCGGCGCGCAAGGTCGCTTGGTGTACCTCGGTCGGGCCCGCCGAGATCCTGCGCGCGCTCGGCTTCGAGGTGTACTTCCCGGAGAACCACGGCGCACTGCTCGGCGCCACGCGCGTCTGCGGCGACACCATCCCGGTCGCCAACGCGCAGGGCTATTCGCCCGAGATCTGCAGCTATCTGACTTCCGACATCGGCGCCGCGCTCAAGGGCATCACGCCGCTGACCAAGGCCTATGGTCTCAGCGAGGTGCCGCGCCCGGACGTGCTGGTGTACTGCACCAACCAGTGCAAGGACGTGATGCACTGGTTCGCCTGGTACGCACGGCGCTGGAACGTGCCGCTGCTCGGCATCCATCCGCCCAACCATCTGCCGGAAGTGTTGCCGGAACAGGTCGCCGATGTCGCCGCGCAGTACCGGCGCATGATCGGTCAGTTGGAGACCATCGCCGGACGCAAGCTCGATCCCGAGGCGCTGCGCAGCGCGCTCGCGCATTCCAAGGAAGCCACCGACCTGTGGGCGCAGGTGCTCGACAGCGCGAAGGCGCGCCCGGCGCCGCTGAACTTCTTCGATGGCGCGATTTTCATGGGCCCGATCGTGGTGCTGCGCGGCACGCCGATCGCCACCGACTACTACCGCAGCCTGCTCGCCGAGCTGCAGGCACGTATCGCCGCAGGCCACGCCGCGGTGCCGCGCGAGCGCCTGCGCATCTACTGGGAAGGGATGCCGGTGTGGGGCCGCCTGCGCCACCTGTCCGACCTGTTCGCCAAGCAGCGCGCGGCGGTGGTCGCATCGACCTACTGCAACTCGTGGATCTTCGCCGATTTCGATCCGGACGAACCGCTGGAGAGCATGGCGCGCGCCTACCTGAAGATCTTCATCAACCGCGACGACGCCTACAAGGAGGCGTACATCGAGCGCCTGGTGCGCGAGTTCGTGATCGACGGTGTCGTCTTCCACGCCGCGCGCACCTGCCCGAACAACAGCAACAGCTCCTACAACCTGCCGCAACGCCTTGCCGCGAGAGGCATCCGCAGCGTGGTCGTCGACGGCGACCTGTGCGACCTGCGCTGCTTCTCCGACGAGCAGAGCACGACGCTGATCGAAGCCTTCCTGGAGACGCTGTGA
- a CDS encoding YfhL family 4Fe-4S dicluster ferredoxin, which translates to MAYRITRDCNLCDACVTECPNEAITAGRDVYVIDPAKCTECVGFFDEAQCAAVCPQECCEPDPDRVEPEALLIERARQLHPDEDFSGDLPSRHRN; encoded by the coding sequence ATGGCCTACCGCATCACCCGTGACTGCAATCTGTGCGATGCCTGCGTCACCGAATGCCCGAACGAGGCGATCACCGCCGGTCGCGATGTGTACGTGATCGACCCGGCCAAGTGCACCGAGTGCGTCGGCTTTTTCGACGAAGCGCAGTGCGCCGCAGTATGTCCGCAGGAATGCTGCGAGCCCGATCCCGATCGCGTCGAGCCGGAAGCGCTGCTCATCGAACGCGCGCGCCAGCTGCACCCGGACGAAGACTTCTCCGGCGACCTGCCCTCGCGCCACCGCAACTGA